ATTTAAACGCTTAATTTTATTGAAAAAATTAGCTAAATATGCTGGATAGCTGATACCACTTACTTCGCCATTTTCGAATTTTCCTGAATAATCTTTATCTAAAGTAGCCACAAAACCAGCCGTGATTGAGTCTCCCATGGCCAAATAATTAATTGATTGATCCGCTTCAATTGCGTTTTTAGAAAAAATACGGTTAGAAAGTTTAATCGAACTAATATCTACATTAGGGTTAATTATTTCTGTTTTTTGTTTTTTAGGTAAATCCGGAATATTAGTAATTGTAGTAGCGGTATTTTTTTTGTTTATTTCGCTTGATTTTTTTACTTGCTTGTCTTTAGTAGGGATTAAACTTAGTCCCGTTGCTAAAGCAACAGTTCCTATTAAAGTGCTAGACAAAATAATGATTGTTTTCTTGATTCTTACTTTCATAATGACTCCATTTTAATATTGGTATTATATTATAAATTTAAAATTTAATATTAAATACGCATACATACGCGGGAATATATGATAAAACGAAAAGAAAACGCACTTTCGTGCGTTTAGATTATATAAAATTGAGTTTCACACTAATGGGGTTTAGTGTGTTTAATTGGATAAAAAAATGATATTTTAAACTTATTTATATTTTATGATTTGCAACATTACCTTTTAAGTATTGTTACAATATCATTATACTTATTAATGTAGTAATTGGCCAGTGATTATTATAATATTTAAAAATTTTATGGAAAGAATACCATATATTTTTAATTATTGGAATATTTGAATTGATTAAGAGGTCAAAAAAACCAAATAATGGTTTTAATATAGTGTTTTAAGCAGAAAATGTTTTATCACCAACAGTGACTTCAACATTTGTTTCGATATCTAGTTGGATACATTCGATATTGCATTTTGTTAAAATTGAACGAGCAATTTCACCATCTTCAGTATCATGATATTTATCGCTTTCATAAATAATAGTTGTTATACCAGCTTGTACAATTGTTTTGGCACAGTTAGAACATGGGTATAACGAAGTAAAAAGAGTTGCATTCTTTGTTTTACCAAAAGCATTTAAAATTGCATTCACTTCGGCGTGGACAACGTAAGGATACTTGGTTTCTTTTGTATGATCAGCTTTTCTATCTCATGGAAAAGCATCATCAATACCTAAAGGCATTCCGTTATAGCCTAACCCTACAATTTTACGATCTTTATCGATTATGCAAGCTCCAACTTGCGTGCTTGGGTCTTTTGACCTTAGAGCGGACACTTTGGCTAAAGCCATAAAGTAACCGTTTCAATATAGTGATTCTTTTTTCATGTTAGTATTATACAACTCTTTTCATAATGTTATATGCCATTGGTTCGTTCAGTATTTTTACTAAAACAACTTAATAATAGTCGCAAAAGATAATCGATTTTTTAAAACGGTTATAAAAACGTATTTAAAATCAACCAATTAATATTATATTTTTATTACTAGTATATAATATAAACATCAATTAGGAGGTATTATGGCAACAATTGAAAGAGATCCGTTAATTTGTGAACAACGGATTCAAAAAAGAAGAGAATTTTTAATAGAACAATACGAAGAAAACAAACTAATTTTGGCTAACCCAGCCTTAGTTTCTGATGATTCAATGAAGGAAAGTATTTGCTCGAACGAACAATGCTTGCTAAATAATAA
This genomic interval from Mycoplasma miroungigenitalium contains the following:
- a CDS encoding deoxycytidylate deaminase, yielding MKKESLYWNGYFMALAKVSALRSKDPSTQVGACIIDKDRKIVGLGYNGMPLGIDDAFPWDRKADHTKETKYPYVVHAEVNAILNAFGKTKNATLFTSLYPCSNCAKTIVQAGITTIIYESDKYHDTEDGEIARSILTKCNIECIQLDIETNVEVTVGDKTFSA